Proteins encoded within one genomic window of Episyrphus balteatus chromosome 1, idEpiBalt1.1, whole genome shotgun sequence:
- the LOC129921006 gene encoding retinol dehydrogenase 12, producing the protein MSNATMEKQPGTAEDDRCISGPLEWTILIVAIVLGIALLLFLIRKLVQGPFYRKKNRIDGKVVVITGCNTGIGKETALELASRGAKIYMACRDPVRCEGARLEIIEKTKNENIFNRTLDLSSLESVRKFADKFLAEEPKLDILINNAGIMACPKGTTKDGFDLQLGTNHLGHFLLTNLLLDSLKQSAPSRIVVVSSAIYIFGKINKEDLNWEKSYSKWGAYSQSKLANILFTRKLNEMLHGTQVTVNCCHPGVVKTELSRHIISGRTKSLLRPVTRFFFKSPKAGAQTSIRLALDPDLEKSSGAYYFDTIKCPVLPKAKNKEMADYLWKISEEMVGLRPKEQMTVVPVTLHVPPKSESNGHTTVIDVESAPNDMPDNKKMEEAIIKSNGISEKSEKMKKMSESEKQDEPEKVDKSEKMEKMEVTITRNEPEESKKQEKMDLPEKIDTSEKFEKMNMTKTNGEMVVSEDKPDGVEMKHEMQPRQAMEKKDPMENINAIEKASDVIEKNDMKETTESVAEIGTREKAI; encoded by the exons AAAACTCGTCCAAGGACCATTTTATCGCAAAAAGAATCGCATCGATGGCAAAGTGGTTGTTATCACAGGCTGCAACACAGGAATTGGCAAAGAAACCGCCTTAGAACTTGCAAGTCGTGGTGCAAAAATCTACATGGCATGCCGTGATCCAGTTCGATGTGAAGGTGCTCGTTTGGAAATCATCGAAAagactaaaaatgaaaatattttcaatcgaACATTAGACTTGAGTTCGTTAGAGTCTGTTCGGAAATTTGCTGACAA ATTCTTAGCTGAAGAACCAAAATTAGACATTCTCATCAACAATGCCGGTATTATGGCATGTCCCAAAGGAACAACAAAAGATGGCTTCGATTTACAATTGggtacaaatcatttaggacaTTTCCTACTAACAAATCTACTTCTGGACTCATTGAAACAATCTGCACCAAGTcgtattgttgttgtttctagTGCCAtttacatttttggaaaaatcaacaAAGAAGACTTGAATTGGGAGAAAAGCTACAGCAAATGGGGTGCCTACTCTCAGAGTAAACTTGctaatattttgtttacaagAAAATTGAACGAAATGCTTCATGGAACTCAGGTCACTGTAAATTGTTGTCATCCTGGAGTTGTCAAGACTGAATTATCTCGTCATATCATTTCTGGAAGAACTAA ATCCTTGCTACGTCCTGTGACAAGATTCTTCTTCAAGTCACCCAAAGCTGGTGCACAAACCTCAATACGATTGGCTCTAGATCCAGATCTAGAAAAATCATCAGGTGCCTATTATTTCGATACAATCAAATGCCCAGTGCTGCCAAAGGCTAAAAATAAGGAAATGGCTGACTATTTGTGGAAGATTAGTGAAGAAATGGTTGGACTACGACCAAAGGAACAAATGACAGTTGTGCCAGTTACATTGCATGTACCACCTAAGAGCGAATCGAATGGACACACTACCGTTATTGATGTTGAAAGTGCTCCAAATGATATGccagataataaaaaaatggaagaagcTATTATTAAATCGAATGGAATTTCggaaaaatcggaaaaaatgaagaaaatgtcAGAAAGTGAGAAGCAAGATGAACCGGAAAAGGTTGATAAGTCCGAAAAGATGGAAAAAATGGAAGTGACTATTACACGAAATGAACCAGAAGAGAGTAAGAAACAAGAGAAAATGGACCTGCCCGAAAAAATTGACACCtcagaaaaattcgaaaaaatgaaCATGACGAAAACTAACGGTGAAATGGTTGTGAGTGAAGACAAACCAGATGGTGTTGAAATGAAACATGAAATGCAACCTAGACAAGCAATGGAAAAGAAAGATCCTATGGAAAATATTAATGCAATTGAGAAGGCTTCAGATGTGATAGAAAAGAATGATATGAAAGAAACAACAGAATCAGTTGCAGAAATTGGAACGCGAGAAAAAGCTATTTAA
- the LOC129906952 gene encoding bombyxin B-9-like, which yields MSSFFIKLFSSWLFVLVVIFSTTTMHSQAAETYCGRKLGNTLDLICEFGFGTKLKKSVKLEPNDYYSDTDEDMPFSFEKFPFLAKFQENSLAKTRRRRYGGIANECCDKPCTMDELRSFCRNNGK from the exons ATGTCttcatttttcataaaactatTCTCATCGTGGTTATTTGTGTTGGTAGTAAttttttctactactacaaTGCACTCTCAAGCTGCAGAAACTTACTGTGGACGAAAATTGGGCAATACATTGGATTTGATTTGTGAATTTGGTTTTGGTACAAAACTAAAGAAATCAG TTAAACTTGAACCAAATGATTACTATTCAGACACAGATGAGGATATGCCATTCTCGTTTGAAAAATTCCCATTTTTagccaaatttcaagaaaactcTTTGGCCAAAACTAGAAGAAGGCGATATGGAGGAATCGCCAATGAATGTTGTGATAAACCATGCACAATGGATGAACTTCgttcattttgtagaaataatgGCAAATAG
- the LOC129906965 gene encoding uncharacterized protein LOC129906965 isoform X1 has product MFILLPVVILVSSASTICLLSYCKSRNLKKQQSQVNHVTRRRLGARQPVPSIYIVPTTSQIMEMYANQAINNAGQSRTTTNEQFKPPPDYGQVVVEIPPTYEEAININRAGRSIANQT; this is encoded by the exons atgtttattttactGCCGGTTGTAATATTAGTTTCGAGCGCTTCAACTATTTGTTTA TTATCATATTGCAAGTCAAGAAACTTGAAAAAACAACAATCGC AAGTAAATCATGTGACTAGAAGAAGATTAGGCGCTAGACAGCCTGTCCCATCGATATATATTGTTCCAACGACAAGTCAAATAATGGAAATGTATGCCAATCAAGCAATCAATAATGCTGGGCAATCAAGAACCACCACCAACGAACAATTCAAACCACCTCCGGATTATGGACAAGTTGTTGTGGAAATACCACCCACTTATGAGGAAGCTATTAATATTAATAGGGCAGGACGGAGTATAGCTAATCAAACTTGA
- the LOC129906965 gene encoding uncharacterized protein LOC129906965 isoform X2 translates to MFILLPVVILVSSASTICLLSYCKSRNLKKQQSLNHVTRRRLGARQPVPSIYIVPTTSQIMEMYANQAINNAGQSRTTTNEQFKPPPDYGQVVVEIPPTYEEAININRAGRSIANQT, encoded by the exons atgtttattttactGCCGGTTGTAATATTAGTTTCGAGCGCTTCAACTATTTGTTTA TTATCATATTGCAAGTCAAGAAACTTGAAAAAACAACAATCGC TAAATCATGTGACTAGAAGAAGATTAGGCGCTAGACAGCCTGTCCCATCGATATATATTGTTCCAACGACAAGTCAAATAATGGAAATGTATGCCAATCAAGCAATCAATAATGCTGGGCAATCAAGAACCACCACCAACGAACAATTCAAACCACCTCCGGATTATGGACAAGTTGTTGTGGAAATACCACCCACTTATGAGGAAGCTATTAATATTAATAGGGCAGGACGGAGTATAGCTAATCAAACTTGA